One window of Cytophagia bacterium CHB2 genomic DNA carries:
- a CDS encoding DUF3857 domain-containing protein, with amino-acid sequence MMFPHHYHVRSLFALAAVLAALMIANAKAQVGYREGEYRVTAMPAELAQDAEAVARLDALTFTVENPGKATQIVRQVYTILSPGGRDYGKIYIGYDKFRELTSLRGWLIDAEGRKIRDLKKNDIKDESAISGYSLYEDSRVRSAELYYDAYPYTVMFEYEMVFHGLLFWPSWYPYLYRAPVERSRFEIDVPAGMPIRYHLRGVQQEPQIQAAGNRNVLRWHAQNLPKWEPESSAPNWSPRILAAPTAFEIAGYAGVMSSWTSFGKWYYQLYSERMTLPPSAYAEVQRLSSAAATPRDRVRVLYEYLQAKTRYVSVQLGIGGWQPFEPAYVFERGYGDCKALSNFMVAMLRAAQVEAHPVLILSGEEQPDVPADFPNGRFNHVIVCVPLEQDTVWLECTSQTAPFGHIGAGNEDRNVLLVTPEGGKLVRTPQSKSINNQRIRHATVKLSENGDASAEIRTRYTGNAQDHVRYALARQSPREREEWLRKEIEGPTFQLTRVDFSEVDGKQHEINLPLAVTLPRLAARSGARLFLRPNLMSRRKYVPPPVAQRTQPVDFAYAYLNTDSIHYELPAGFVLEAVPDSVKLETAFGSYHASATLQSGKLEYVRRLEIRRRLLPPEEYDAYRKFLSDIVKADQAQIVLVKKI; translated from the coding sequence ATGATGTTCCCACATCACTATCACGTTCGCAGCTTGTTTGCGCTGGCTGCTGTGCTCGCAGCGTTAATGATTGCCAATGCCAAAGCGCAGGTCGGCTATCGAGAAGGCGAGTATCGCGTTACTGCCATGCCGGCCGAACTGGCGCAAGACGCCGAAGCTGTGGCCCGCCTCGATGCCCTGACCTTTACGGTGGAAAACCCGGGCAAGGCGACGCAAATCGTGCGGCAGGTTTATACGATTCTAAGCCCCGGCGGCCGCGATTACGGCAAAATTTATATCGGCTATGACAAATTCCGCGAGTTGACCTCGTTGCGCGGCTGGTTGATCGATGCCGAGGGCCGCAAAATTCGCGATCTCAAAAAGAACGACATCAAAGACGAAAGCGCGATTTCCGGGTATTCTCTTTACGAGGACAGCCGCGTGCGCTCTGCCGAACTTTATTACGACGCCTATCCTTACACCGTAATGTTCGAGTATGAGATGGTTTTCCACGGCCTGCTGTTCTGGCCGAGTTGGTATCCGTATCTTTATCGCGCACCAGTGGAGCGTAGCCGTTTTGAGATCGATGTGCCGGCGGGTATGCCGATTCGTTATCACCTGCGTGGCGTGCAACAGGAGCCGCAAATTCAAGCAGCCGGCAATCGCAACGTTTTACGCTGGCATGCGCAGAATTTGCCGAAGTGGGAGCCGGAGTCGAGCGCGCCCAATTGGAGCCCCCGCATTCTCGCCGCGCCCACTGCCTTCGAAATTGCCGGCTATGCCGGGGTTATGTCGTCGTGGACAAGCTTTGGGAAATGGTATTATCAGCTCTATAGCGAACGCATGACGCTGCCGCCGTCGGCTTATGCCGAAGTGCAGCGCTTGAGTAGCGCTGCTGCAACACCGCGTGACAGAGTGCGTGTGTTGTATGAATATTTGCAGGCAAAAACCCGCTACGTGAGTGTGCAGCTCGGTATTGGCGGCTGGCAGCCGTTCGAGCCGGCTTATGTGTTCGAGCGCGGTTACGGCGATTGCAAAGCGCTTTCGAATTTCATGGTGGCAATGCTGCGCGCCGCACAAGTCGAGGCCCACCCCGTTTTGATTTTGAGCGGAGAAGAACAACCCGACGTGCCGGCGGATTTCCCCAATGGCCGCTTCAACCACGTGATTGTTTGTGTGCCGCTCGAACAGGATACCGTCTGGTTGGAATGCACGAGTCAGACCGCGCCGTTTGGTCATATCGGCGCGGGCAATGAAGATCGGAATGTCTTATTGGTAACGCCGGAAGGCGGCAAGCTCGTGCGCACGCCCCAAAGCAAGTCCATCAACAATCAACGAATTCGCCACGCGACTGTGAAACTCAGTGAAAATGGCGATGCTAGCGCGGAAATTCGTACGCGCTATACCGGCAATGCGCAAGATCATGTGCGCTACGCCCTGGCGCGCCAATCGCCGCGCGAGCGCGAAGAATGGCTGCGCAAAGAGATCGAAGGCCCGACATTTCAATTGACACGCGTCGATTTTTCCGAAGTCGATGGCAAGCAGCACGAAATCAATCTGCCGCTTGCCGTCACCTTGCCTCGGCTGGCCGCGCGTTCCGGCGCCCGCCTTTTTTTGCGGCCGAATTTAATGTCGCGCCGCAAATATGTGCCGCCGCCTGTAGCACAGCGCACGCAGCCGGTCGATTTTGCGTACGCGTATCTCAACACCGACTCGATTCACTATGAACTTCCGGCCGGCTTTGTGTTGGAAGCTGTGCCAGATTCGGTGAAATTGGAAACTGCTTTTGGCAGCTATCACGCCAGCGCTACTCTGCAAAGCGGCAAATTGGAATACGTGCGCCGCTTGGAGATTCGCCGGCGCTTGTTGCCGCCGGAAGAGTATGACGCCTATCGCAAATTTCTTAGCGATATCGTCAAAGCCGATCAAGCCCAAATTGTATTGGTGAAGAAAATTTGA